A part of Corynebacterium afermentans subsp. lipophilum genomic DNA contains:
- the dapB gene encoding 4-hydroxy-tetrahydrodipicolinate reductase — protein sequence MIKVGVLGATGKVGSAVVAGVEKADDLQLAAKVSAGDSLQVLVDEGVDVIVDFTTPNAVMDNLEFCINNGIHCVVGTTGFDDERYQKVRDWCAANEGVGVLIAPNFAISAVLTMAFARQAAPFFESAEVVEFHHPNKLDAPSGTAVKTAQGIADARKNAGLTEMPDATEQALDGSRGASVDGVPVHAVRMKGMVAHEEVIFGTTEQSLTIRQDSYGRESFVPGVLTGVREVANRPGLTIGLDAYLGL from the coding sequence ATGATCAAAGTTGGAGTGCTCGGAGCGACCGGCAAGGTCGGCTCCGCCGTTGTTGCCGGTGTGGAGAAGGCTGATGACCTGCAGCTCGCCGCCAAGGTGAGTGCTGGCGATTCGTTGCAGGTGCTGGTGGATGAAGGCGTGGACGTCATCGTCGACTTCACCACCCCGAACGCGGTGATGGACAACCTGGAGTTCTGCATCAATAACGGCATCCACTGCGTGGTGGGCACCACCGGCTTCGACGATGAGCGATACCAAAAGGTGCGCGACTGGTGCGCGGCAAACGAGGGCGTCGGAGTGCTCATCGCCCCGAACTTCGCCATCTCCGCGGTGCTGACCATGGCGTTCGCCCGCCAGGCGGCGCCGTTCTTCGAGTCGGCGGAGGTAGTGGAGTTCCATCACCCGAACAAACTCGACGCGCCTAGCGGCACGGCGGTCAAGACCGCGCAGGGGATCGCGGACGCGCGAAAGAACGCTGGCCTGACGGAGATGCCGGATGCTACCGAGCAGGCGCTGGACGGCTCCCGCGGCGCGAGCGTCGATGGCGTTCCGGTGCACGCGGTGCGCATGAAGGGCATGGTCGCGCACGAAGAGGTCATCTTCGGCACCACCGAGCAGTCCCTGACCATCCGTCAGGACTCCTACGGCCGCGAATCCTTCGTCCCCGGCGTGCTCACCGGCGTGCGCGAGGTGGCGAACCGTCCGGGCCTGACCATCGGCCTCGACGCCTACCTCGGGCTGTAA
- a CDS encoding AMIN-like domain-containing (lipo)protein, whose translation MTLHSRKFSPTRSRALCAALAITALTVAGCGAETGDTEPSVEPETGSVTTSTASSTAPASSSASTSASAEGTAESDTKDVSAAAAPAGGQSATPFTLEDTHLQNPGHPELQIEDVRAGSHEGVDRVVVELSGTGTPNVLAGYTPDPRQQASGLPLVPAGNAYFELIIQGVPWSMGLSDADLAKADPAGVAAGGIQEIADGGIFEADAQYIVGLDAQRPYNLYLLENPTRVVVDFQK comes from the coding sequence ATGACACTCCACAGCCGCAAGTTCAGCCCCACCCGCAGCCGAGCTCTTTGTGCAGCGCTCGCAATCACCGCCCTGACCGTTGCAGGCTGCGGAGCCGAGACGGGAGACACGGAGCCGTCTGTTGAGCCGGAGACCGGATCGGTGACGACCTCCACCGCGAGTTCCACTGCACCGGCTTCCTCTTCTGCGTCCACATCCGCGTCCGCAGAAGGCACGGCAGAGTCTGACACCAAGGACGTTTCCGCAGCGGCGGCCCCGGCAGGCGGCCAGTCCGCTACACCCTTTACCTTGGAGGACACCCACCTGCAGAACCCGGGCCACCCCGAGTTGCAGATCGAAGACGTCCGCGCCGGCTCCCACGAGGGCGTCGACCGCGTCGTGGTGGAACTTTCCGGCACCGGCACACCGAACGTTTTGGCCGGCTACACCCCGGATCCGCGCCAGCAGGCGTCCGGACTGCCGCTCGTGCCGGCCGGCAACGCGTACTTCGAACTGATCATCCAGGGTGTGCCGTGGTCGATGGGCTTGAGCGATGCTGACCTGGCTAAGGCCGACCCCGCTGGCGTGGCCGCTGGCGGGATCCAGGAAATCGCTGACGGCGGAATCTTCGAGGCGGACGCCCAGTACATCGTCGGCCTCGACGCCCAGCGACCGTACAACCTGTACCTGCTGGAGAACCCGACCCGCGTGGTCGTCGACTTTCAGAAGTAG
- a CDS encoding NAD(P)-binding protein, with protein sequence MFDPYRRPTVAVVGAGISGCTAAAECAFSGFDTALFDRQEYIGGHLTAPDSPTVSRRQHFRTPYLKLTATDGTPRSLIAHLEAAVDASGATFRGGSEVTGAEWNAAEGQWEVSYTRNGETRTEPFDVLIRATGEPSPWIGVPGRKNINADELYLHNGVDVVGLPNALFVDYRTPDPKFDQKSWAVFEARGDYARRYVRQLEIRGPGALTIKPDKWRVQPGTVRGLKAALVEFDPEVHSFERAENYQAPTRRAARQTAS encoded by the coding sequence ATGTTTGACCCGTATCGCCGCCCCACGGTGGCGGTTGTCGGCGCCGGTATTTCCGGTTGCACCGCTGCGGCGGAGTGCGCGTTTTCCGGCTTCGACACAGCCCTATTCGACCGCCAGGAGTACATCGGCGGGCATCTGACCGCCCCGGATTCGCCCACCGTGTCCAGACGGCAACACTTCCGCACTCCGTATTTGAAGCTCACAGCCACGGACGGCACCCCTCGCTCGCTAATCGCGCACCTCGAAGCCGCTGTCGACGCAAGTGGCGCGACGTTTAGAGGCGGTAGCGAAGTCACGGGCGCCGAATGGAACGCCGCAGAAGGTCAGTGGGAGGTGAGCTACACCCGCAACGGGGAAACACGCACTGAGCCTTTCGACGTGCTGATCCGCGCCACCGGCGAACCTTCCCCGTGGATCGGCGTCCCCGGCCGCAAGAACATCAACGCAGATGAGCTGTACCTCCACAACGGCGTGGATGTCGTAGGCCTGCCCAACGCGCTTTTCGTGGACTACCGCACCCCCGACCCGAAATTCGACCAGAAGTCCTGGGCCGTTTTCGAGGCACGCGGCGACTACGCCCGCAGATACGTTCGCCAGCTGGAGATCCGCGGCCCCGGTGCCCTGACAATCAAGCCCGACAAGTGGCGCGTGCAGCCCGGCACCGTCCGCGGATTGAAAGCGGCACTCGTCGAGTTCGACCCTGAGGTCCACAGCTTCGAACGCGCAGAAAACTACCAGGCCCCAACCCGTCGCGCCGCCCGCCAAACTGCGAGCTAG